One genomic region from Acidimicrobiales bacterium encodes:
- a CDS encoding DUF58 domain-containing protein produces the protein MPVQPTGRCAALVAAAAVLCLVAPVLGVVAVIAVVAAAAIDALQAPRPRVTRTAPPFLVRGVPGALRLLVEGTGEVTQPGTEALDVDGTTVTARRRGRHVLPPVVARCRGRLGLGQWTGPVTAPAELVVHPDVLAARRLARAAQQATFDEESGRARGPLGLGTSFESLRDYQPDDDVRLVNWKASARAGRPVVNQFRLEQSRDVVILLDAGRLMTAVTGPPPAPTVFDVAVDAATALALTVDAVGDRCGLIAFADRPLVRLAPRAGGGRAVAAAMAAIEATSVDSDFETAFRALPTKRAVAIVLTDLVDDAAAAALQRAVPVLSRRHQVLVVAPDDPMLAAMVAAGAEGGRAAYRAAAAASLLEERDRAAAMLRRAAARVVAASPERLTAAACAGYLDLKTRARA, from the coding sequence GTGCCCGTCCAGCCCACCGGCCGGTGCGCGGCGCTGGTGGCCGCGGCCGCCGTCCTGTGCTTGGTGGCACCGGTGCTCGGCGTCGTCGCGGTCATCGCCGTGGTCGCTGCTGCCGCGATAGATGCACTGCAAGCGCCCCGCCCTCGGGTGACGCGCACCGCGCCGCCATTCCTCGTGCGCGGCGTGCCCGGCGCCTTGCGGCTGCTGGTCGAGGGGACGGGCGAGGTGACACAACCCGGTACCGAAGCGCTCGACGTCGACGGCACGACCGTCACCGCGCGACGCCGCGGCCGACACGTCCTCCCACCGGTGGTGGCGCGGTGCCGGGGCCGCCTCGGCTTGGGCCAGTGGACCGGCCCGGTCACCGCCCCAGCCGAGCTCGTCGTGCACCCTGACGTGCTGGCTGCTCGCCGTTTGGCCCGCGCCGCACAGCAGGCCACCTTCGACGAGGAGTCAGGGCGGGCACGCGGGCCGCTGGGCCTCGGCACGTCGTTCGAGTCGTTGCGCGACTACCAACCCGACGACGACGTGCGCCTCGTCAACTGGAAGGCGTCGGCTCGGGCCGGGCGCCCGGTGGTCAACCAGTTCCGACTGGAGCAGTCGCGCGACGTGGTGATCCTGCTCGACGCAGGCCGCTTGATGACCGCCGTCACCGGCCCGCCGCCTGCGCCCACCGTCTTCGATGTTGCGGTCGACGCGGCGACCGCCTTGGCGCTCACCGTCGACGCGGTGGGGGACCGCTGCGGCCTCATCGCCTTCGCCGACCGGCCCCTCGTGCGCCTGGCGCCGAGGGCAGGCGGGGGCCGCGCCGTGGCCGCGGCCATGGCCGCCATCGAGGCCACGTCGGTCGACAGCGATTTCGAGACTGCCTTCCGCGCCCTGCCCACCAAAAGGGCCGTGGCCATCGTGTTGACCGACTTGGTCGACGACGCTGCCGCAGCCGCCCTGCAACGGGCCGTGCCCGTGCTCAGCCGGCGCCATCAGGTGCTCGTCGTGGCGCCCGACGACCCGATGCTGGCTGCCATGGTGGCGGCTGGTGCCGAGGGTGGCCGTGCCGCCTACCGAGCCGCTGCGGCTGCGTCGTTGCTGGAGGAACGCGACCGGGCCGCAGCCATGCTGCGCCGGGCTGCGGCCCGGGTGGTGGCGGCGTCACCGGAACGGCTGACTGCCGCGGCGTGCGCCGGCTACCTCGACCTCAAGACCCGCGCCCGCGCCTGA
- a CDS encoding YdeI/OmpD-associated family protein — MPAFRAVIESHGKSATGIEVPAAVVEALGQSKRPKVQATVNGYTYRSSVGSMGGRFLLGVSAEVRAKAGVAAGHEVDVSLELDTDVREVAVPDDFAAALAAEPTAQAFFAGLSYSQQRWFVEGIESAKKPETRQRRIEQAVARLAEGRGQR, encoded by the coding sequence ATGCCCGCCTTCCGGGCGGTGATCGAATCCCACGGCAAGTCGGCCACGGGCATCGAGGTGCCGGCCGCGGTGGTGGAGGCGCTCGGACAAAGCAAGCGCCCCAAGGTCCAAGCCACTGTCAACGGCTACACCTACCGGTCGAGCGTGGGCTCGATGGGCGGACGGTTCCTCTTGGGCGTCAGCGCGGAGGTGCGGGCCAAGGCCGGCGTGGCGGCGGGCCACGAAGTGGACGTGTCGCTCGAACTCGACACCGATGTGCGCGAGGTCGCGGTGCCCGACGACTTCGCAGCGGCACTCGCCGCCGAACCGACGGCGCAGGCGTTCTTCGCCGGGCTGTCGTACAGCCAACAGCGGTGGTTCGTGGAAGGCATCGAGAGCGCCAAGAAGCCCGAGACGCGACAGCGCCGCATCGAGCAGGCGGTGGCTCGCCTGGCCGAAGGACGCGGCCAGCGCTGA
- a CDS encoding YajQ family cyclic di-GMP-binding protein: MPTFDVVSQVDMQEVRNAVDQAAREVTTRFDFKDTGSLIELSGDEIRLASSTEDRLRALTQVLEEKLVRRNVSLKSLDRGKVEEATKGTVRQTVKLKAGISSDEAKKLNVFIKNLNLKGISSQTQGDQLRVSGKKRDDLQAVIAALKGEDFGLPLQFENFRD, translated from the coding sequence ATGCCCACCTTCGACGTCGTCTCCCAGGTAGACATGCAAGAGGTCCGCAACGCGGTCGACCAAGCCGCCCGCGAGGTGACCACCCGCTTCGACTTCAAGGACACCGGCTCCTTGATCGAGCTCAGCGGCGACGAGATCCGGCTGGCGTCCTCGACCGAGGACCGCCTTCGAGCGCTCACGCAGGTGCTCGAAGAGAAGCTCGTGCGCCGCAACGTGTCGCTCAAGTCGCTCGACCGAGGCAAGGTCGAAGAAGCCACCAAAGGCACCGTGCGCCAGACCGTCAAGCTGAAGGCGGGCATCTCGTCGGACGAGGCGAAGAAGCTCAACGTCTTCATCAAGAACCTGAACCTGAAGGGCATCTCGTCGCAGACCCAGGGCGACCAGCTCAGGGTGTCGGGCAAGAAGCGCGACGACCTGCAAGCGGTGATCGCTGCCCTCAAGGGCGAAGACTTCGGCCTGCCCCTGCAGTTCGAGAACTTCAGGGATTAG
- a CDS encoding RDD family protein, which translates to MGLESRLVLRLAEGAHVELRIAGVASRALAAAIDLALGTMAIFALTGGLAMWQGELSSWWLGSGPAFAVLAVVVGLPLASELLFAGATPGKTLLGLRVVAGDGGLLTAQALLVRNVLRVVDALPFPYGVGLAAAVVSDRGQRLGDLAAGTVVVRQIAVDTAALAPPTATALGWAASRTTVDPRIWDTAGLADDDLRAVRRFLERRATLPPGLRTWAADELARRVGPKLVGAPTDLPSEALLEGAVLGRLSGAEEDDGARR; encoded by the coding sequence GTGGGGCTCGAATCGCGGTTGGTGCTGCGCCTGGCCGAAGGTGCCCACGTCGAGCTTCGCATCGCAGGCGTTGCCTCCCGAGCGCTGGCGGCGGCCATCGATCTCGCGCTCGGCACGATGGCCATCTTCGCACTGACCGGCGGCCTCGCCATGTGGCAGGGCGAGCTGTCGTCCTGGTGGCTCGGTTCCGGTCCGGCCTTCGCCGTGCTCGCCGTGGTGGTCGGCCTGCCTTTGGCGAGCGAGCTGCTGTTCGCGGGCGCCACGCCGGGCAAGACCCTGCTCGGCCTGCGAGTGGTGGCGGGCGACGGCGGCCTGCTCACCGCCCAAGCTCTGCTCGTGCGCAACGTGCTGCGCGTCGTCGATGCCCTGCCCTTCCCCTACGGCGTGGGCCTGGCCGCTGCCGTGGTGAGCGACCGGGGCCAACGCCTCGGCGACCTGGCAGCGGGCACGGTCGTCGTGCGCCAGATCGCCGTCGATACGGCGGCGTTGGCTCCGCCCACCGCCACCGCCCTGGGATGGGCGGCGTCGCGCACGACCGTCGACCCCCGCATCTGGGACACCGCGGGCTTGGCCGACGACGACCTGCGGGCGGTGCGCCGCTTCCTCGAACGCCGGGCCACCCTGCCGCCCGGGCTGCGCACGTGGGCCGCCGACGAACTGGCTCGCCGCGTCGGCCCCAAGCTGGTCGGCGCGCCCACCGACTTGCCGTCGGAAGCACTGTTGGAGGGCGCCGTGCTCGGTCGGCTGTCCGGCGCCGAGGAGGACGATGGCGCTCGTCGGTGA
- a CDS encoding DUF4129 domain-containing protein: MRSRAALLAAALAVVLVPLLVVPMVRAREAAPERPGLDAVCPDVLAGGPSRFVAPATPNDMAGRQEALSQPVPSDGGPATFTLQDSGGRGEPGGAAGSGAGTGTGTGAGSGSGAGTGTGAAGGGAPDGGAPSSGSGPVTGPGRGTDQGDEAQPAPTVPPSEAAAEVTKDDIEDTESAALPWPLLLLLLLVAAAAAAYAMRRKPRDPASTTGEAAAAPRTRRRTGPVDDDLEARVREAFVAGLLDLDRAGLVAYDESLPSSWIARRLAQGRNRRAFGQASATFDEIVYGRRPPSPEDVERIKAGFADIVGASKP; this comes from the coding sequence ATGAGGTCGCGCGCTGCGTTGCTCGCTGCCGCTTTGGCGGTAGTGCTCGTGCCGCTGCTCGTGGTGCCGATGGTGCGGGCACGAGAGGCGGCGCCGGAGCGACCGGGCCTCGATGCGGTCTGCCCTGATGTCCTGGCGGGTGGCCCGTCGAGGTTCGTGGCGCCCGCCACGCCGAACGACATGGCGGGGCGGCAGGAGGCGTTGTCGCAGCCGGTCCCGAGCGACGGTGGCCCGGCGACCTTCACCTTGCAGGACTCCGGCGGCCGAGGCGAACCAGGCGGTGCGGCGGGCTCCGGCGCGGGAACTGGCACCGGCACTGGCGCAGGGTCCGGCTCGGGCGCCGGCACCGGAACGGGCGCAGCAGGCGGCGGCGCACCGGACGGCGGCGCGCCGAGCAGCGGCAGTGGTCCCGTCACCGGCCCGGGGCGCGGCACGGACCAAGGCGACGAGGCGCAACCGGCCCCGACGGTCCCGCCGTCGGAAGCCGCCGCCGAGGTGACCAAGGACGACATCGAGGACACCGAGAGCGCCGCCCTGCCGTGGCCGTTGCTGCTGTTGCTCCTCCTCGTCGCCGCCGCGGCAGCGGCCTACGCCATGCGCCGCAAGCCCCGCGACCCCGCATCGACGACCGGCGAAGCGGCCGCCGCACCTCGCACCCGCCGCCGCACCGGTCCCGTCGACGACGACCTCGAAGCCCGGGTGCGAGAGGCCTTCGTCGCCGGCCTGCTCGACCTCGACCGGGCGGGCCTTGTGGCCTACGACGAGTCGCTCCCGTCGTCGTGGATCGCCCGCCGCCTGGCGCAGGGCCGCAACCGCCGCGCCTTCGGCCAAGCCAGCGCCACCTTCGACGAGATCGTCTACGGCCGCCGCCCGCCCTCGCCCGAAGACGTCGAGCGCATCAAGGCCGGCTTCGCCGACATCGTCGGTGCCTCCAAACCGTGA
- a CDS encoding YcaO-like family protein, which translates to MTLLDQAVGWRHGLVADVGDIPVTLADLPLANRVATLTPVTGDSSAGGVSSDPVAARCAAIAEAVERYVAVVCALPPASATSRLPFDAGGPTTDVYSVVDGSAWAAPVSLVTLDPARSTVSTSSGLAADGSPLRALLRAVQELVERDALMVTWLHGVAARQVPLAERLAGPVRARGGDAVCFDITPAYSPHPVAAVAGNLPQRGRPRLSLGLACRARWDDAVEKAYAEWAQGVIFAGMYRSRYPGLRLEPDEVTDFDRHAAYYTLHPERWADLPLWGGPVGERPPDAAVVGRPADELHHLATTLAANGVDTYYRDLTTVDAAAVGLRVVRALAPDLVPIHGDHRRPHLGGTAPDMARRYPQATSTVFPNPAPHPLG; encoded by the coding sequence ATGACCCTGCTCGACCAGGCAGTGGGCTGGCGCCACGGACTGGTGGCCGATGTCGGCGACATCCCCGTGACCTTGGCCGATCTCCCCCTCGCCAACCGGGTGGCGACGCTGACGCCGGTGACCGGCGACTCCAGCGCAGGCGGCGTGTCAAGCGATCCCGTGGCCGCCCGCTGCGCGGCCATCGCCGAAGCGGTCGAGCGGTATGTGGCTGTGGTGTGCGCGTTGCCGCCTGCCTCGGCCACCAGCCGGCTCCCGTTCGACGCCGGCGGCCCGACCACCGACGTCTACTCGGTGGTCGACGGCAGCGCGTGGGCGGCGCCCGTCTCCCTCGTCACCCTCGACCCCGCCCGCAGCACCGTCTCCACCTCGTCGGGCCTGGCCGCCGACGGCTCGCCGTTGCGCGCCCTGCTGCGGGCCGTGCAGGAACTGGTCGAGCGAGACGCCCTGATGGTCACCTGGCTGCACGGCGTGGCCGCCCGCCAAGTGCCACTGGCCGAGCGGTTGGCCGGACCGGTGCGGGCGCGTGGCGGCGACGCCGTGTGCTTCGACATCACCCCTGCCTACAGCCCGCACCCGGTGGCCGCGGTGGCCGGGAACCTGCCCCAGCGGGGCCGGCCCCGCCTGTCGCTGGGCCTCGCTTGCCGCGCCCGGTGGGACGATGCGGTGGAGAAGGCGTATGCCGAATGGGCGCAAGGCGTGATCTTCGCGGGCATGTACCGCTCGCGTTATCCGGGGCTGCGACTGGAGCCCGACGAGGTGACCGACTTCGACCGCCACGCCGCCTACTACACCCTGCACCCCGAGCGGTGGGCCGACCTGCCGCTGTGGGGCGGCCCGGTCGGGGAGCGGCCGCCCGACGCCGCCGTGGTCGGCCGTCCCGCCGACGAGCTCCACCACCTGGCCACCACGTTGGCTGCCAACGGTGTCGACACCTACTACCGCGACCTCACCACCGTGGATGCCGCCGCCGTGGGCCTGCGGGTGGTGCGGGCGCTGGCCCCCGACCTCGTCCCCATCCACGGCGACCACCGCCGGCCCCACCTAGGCGGCACCGCACCCGACATGGCGCGCCGGTACCCGCAGGCGACAAGCACGGTGTTCCCCAACCCGGCACCGCACCCGCTGGGATGA
- a CDS encoding DUF3105 domain-containing protein: MKKVLLAVVGVVVVLVVVGVVFGDDDAPVEVPVELTTVGATPAAADCLPVASTRPVPQGPPHRTGTLDWPVVPPDSGEHHAQTLRITPRFYERDVDPPPERAVHDLEHGIVVAWYDRELPGDEVEVLRQVADAVPTNRFVVVPWNRAAFADGRHVVLTAWGHTQRCRRVSGQVFADFVRTYADKDAPEKGAPV, translated from the coding sequence TTGAAGAAGGTCCTGCTCGCCGTCGTCGGCGTGGTGGTGGTGCTCGTCGTGGTCGGCGTCGTCTTCGGTGACGACGACGCCCCCGTCGAGGTCCCGGTCGAGCTCACGACCGTGGGGGCCACGCCCGCGGCGGCCGACTGCCTGCCCGTGGCGAGCACGCGTCCCGTGCCCCAGGGCCCGCCGCACCGCACCGGCACACTCGACTGGCCGGTCGTCCCGCCCGACAGCGGCGAGCACCACGCCCAGACGTTGCGCATCACTCCTCGCTTCTACGAACGCGACGTCGACCCGCCGCCCGAGCGGGCGGTGCATGACCTGGAGCACGGCATCGTCGTGGCCTGGTACGACCGCGAGCTGCCCGGCGACGAGGTCGAGGTGCTGCGCCAGGTGGCCGACGCCGTTCCCACAAACCGCTTCGTCGTCGTGCCCTGGAACCGGGCCGCGTTCGCCGACGGGCGCCACGTCGTGCTCACCGCGTGGGGGCACACGCAGCGCTGCCGTCGTGTGTCAGGGCAGGTGTTCGCCGACTTCGTGCGCACGTACGCCGACAAGGACGCACCGGAGAAGGGCGCCCCCGTCTGA
- a CDS encoding M48 family metalloprotease, producing MNKNTFKTYILLAGLAGLMVMIGSMFGRAGAMLGLGLGLAMVGGSYWFSDKLAIRAAGAVPVTEAEMPEYHRIVRELAMKAGMPMPRLYVTPDLQPNAFATGRNPQHAAVAVTQGILQVCDWDELRGVLAHELSHVGNRDILIGSVAAAIATGISFIGNMLMWGAMWGGGGGDDDEGGANPIALIALAILAPMAAGLLQMALSRSREFEADRTGARLIGEGEPLARALLKLEAAAKQIPMAVQPAQAQKYIVNPLTGRHIHFAKLFTTHPSTADRVARLRAGEWRH from the coding sequence ATGAACAAGAACACGTTCAAGACCTACATCCTGTTGGCCGGCCTGGCGGGCCTCATGGTCATGATCGGGTCGATGTTCGGCCGGGCGGGCGCCATGCTCGGCCTGGGCCTCGGCCTGGCCATGGTCGGCGGTTCCTACTGGTTCTCCGACAAGCTCGCCATCCGGGCGGCAGGCGCCGTGCCCGTCACCGAGGCGGAGATGCCGGAGTACCACCGCATCGTGCGGGAGCTGGCCATGAAGGCGGGCATGCCCATGCCCCGCCTCTACGTGACCCCCGACCTGCAGCCCAACGCCTTCGCCACCGGCCGCAACCCGCAGCACGCCGCGGTGGCCGTCACCCAGGGCATCCTCCAGGTCTGCGATTGGGACGAACTGCGTGGCGTGCTGGCGCATGAGCTCAGCCACGTGGGCAACCGCGACATCCTCATCGGATCGGTGGCCGCAGCCATCGCCACCGGCATCAGCTTCATCGGCAACATGCTGATGTGGGGTGCCATGTGGGGTGGCGGCGGGGGAGACGACGACGAGGGCGGCGCCAACCCCATCGCCCTCATCGCCCTGGCCATCCTCGCTCCCATGGCCGCTGGCCTGCTGCAGATGGCCCTCAGCCGCAGCCGTGAGTTCGAAGCCGACCGCACCGGCGCCCGCCTGATCGGCGAGGGCGAGCCTCTGGCCCGGGCGCTGCTCAAGCTGGAGGCGGCGGCCAAGCAGATCCCCATGGCGGTGCAGCCCGCCCAGGCGCAGAAGTACATCGTCAACCCCCTTACGGGCAGGCACATCCATTTCGCCAAGCTCTTCACCACCCACCCGTCGACGGCCGATCGAGTGGCCCGCCTGCGGGCCGGAGAGTGGCGGCATTGA
- a CDS encoding DUF4350 domain-containing protein, translating into MTADKKAVWRTVAVAVSIALALEVGFVVVTLLRRPPRGPESSSYAAGQRGARSYARLLERGGHDVRRQRIPVDVERPDPADTVVILGGERPEPEEVRALRSFVETGGRLVVAGDEKADEWLQPLVGSLQRGGSLVACRPLATVPETAGVAYVESSGEAGYAYTGRALPILGCNGVTLVAVATLGSGRIVVVSDDAVFQNYLLGARENAAFAVAAAGGVQRDVVFLEHLHGFGAPSGLAALPARWQLALAVLLLAALLALLARRRSAPAATATNVDHPRSAHADAVAERLAAAPRHEAASAVRAAARRAIAAAAGVPPSAPAEELRAAAARLGLPDDDVRLVLATGGDDRAAATAAGRVMAACARLEPPRPKERDA; encoded by the coding sequence GTGACGGCCGACAAGAAGGCCGTCTGGCGCACGGTGGCCGTGGCCGTGTCGATCGCCCTCGCCCTCGAAGTCGGCTTCGTCGTCGTCACCCTCCTGCGCCGGCCGCCCCGCGGCCCCGAGTCGTCGTCGTACGCCGCCGGCCAACGCGGCGCCCGGTCGTACGCGCGGCTGCTGGAACGGGGCGGCCACGACGTGCGCCGCCAGCGCATTCCCGTCGACGTGGAGCGGCCCGACCCGGCCGACACCGTCGTCATCCTCGGCGGCGAGCGGCCCGAGCCCGAAGAGGTCAGAGCCCTGCGCTCGTTCGTGGAGACCGGCGGCCGCTTGGTGGTGGCAGGCGACGAGAAGGCCGACGAGTGGCTGCAGCCGCTGGTGGGTTCGCTGCAACGGGGCGGCAGCCTCGTGGCGTGCCGCCCGCTGGCCACGGTGCCCGAAACCGCGGGGGTGGCCTACGTCGAATCGAGCGGAGAGGCGGGCTACGCCTATACCGGTCGGGCGCTGCCGATCCTCGGGTGCAACGGCGTCACCCTGGTCGCGGTGGCGACGTTGGGAAGCGGCCGCATCGTGGTGGTCAGCGACGACGCCGTGTTCCAGAACTACCTGCTGGGCGCCCGGGAGAACGCCGCCTTCGCCGTGGCCGCGGCGGGCGGCGTGCAACGCGACGTGGTGTTCCTCGAACATCTCCACGGCTTCGGCGCCCCGAGCGGCTTGGCCGCCCTGCCCGCCCGCTGGCAGCTCGCCCTCGCCGTCCTCCTCCTGGCCGCCCTCCTCGCCCTGCTCGCCCGCCGCCGCTCGGCACCCGCAGCCACCGCCACGAACGTCGACCACCCCCGCAGCGCCCACGCCGATGCGGTGGCCGAACGCTTGGCAGCCGCCCCCCGCCACGAAGCGGCGAGCGCCGTGCGGGCCGCGGCGCGCCGCGCCATCGCCGCGGCCGCAGGCGTGCCTCCCTCCGCGCCGGCCGAAGAACTGCGGGCCGCCGCCGCCCGCCTCGGCCTCCCCGACGACGACGTGCGTCTCGTGCTCGCCACCGGTGGCGACGACCGTGCTGCTGCCACCGCCGCAGGCCGCGTAATGGCCGCCTGCGCCCGCCTCGAACCTCCTCGACCCAAGGAACGTGATGCCTGA
- a CDS encoding MoxR family ATPase — translation MPEPRSRRKPRTSDDLGALRDRLRDEVAKVVVGQSEAVDRLLAAALVGGHVLLEGVPGVAKTLLARAFTRAFDLDFRRAQFTPDMLPSDLTGTSVLRGEELRFRTGPIFTNVLLADEINRTPPKTQAALLEAMQERQVSVDGTTHALPDPFFVIATQNPVEYEGTYPLPEAQLDRFHVRVQIGYPEPEAEMAMLRLAHLGVEVASLDDVEVVADGAVLRRARQAVEATEASDEILEYVTAIVQATRRLPSATLGASPRAAVHLLAAAKASAALAGRDYVTPDDVAAMSVPVLAHRLQLRPEAEFDRYTTVDAVEAALADVAVPR, via the coding sequence ATGCCTGAACCCCGCTCCCGACGAAAGCCCCGTACGTCCGACGACCTCGGCGCCTTGCGCGACCGGTTGCGCGACGAGGTCGCCAAAGTGGTGGTGGGCCAGAGCGAAGCCGTCGACCGGCTGCTGGCGGCGGCCCTGGTGGGCGGGCACGTCCTGCTCGAAGGCGTGCCGGGCGTGGCCAAGACCCTGTTGGCCCGGGCCTTCACCCGAGCTTTTGACCTCGACTTCCGCCGGGCCCAGTTCACCCCCGACATGCTCCCGTCCGACCTCACCGGCACCTCGGTGCTGCGGGGCGAGGAACTGCGCTTCCGCACCGGCCCGATCTTCACCAACGTGCTCTTGGCCGACGAGATCAACCGCACGCCGCCCAAGACGCAGGCCGCCCTGCTCGAAGCCATGCAGGAACGCCAAGTGTCGGTCGACGGCACCACCCACGCGCTGCCCGACCCGTTCTTCGTGATCGCCACCCAGAACCCCGTCGAGTACGAGGGCACGTACCCGTTGCCCGAGGCCCAGCTCGACCGCTTCCACGTGCGGGTGCAGATCGGCTACCCCGAACCCGAAGCGGAGATGGCCATGCTGCGCCTGGCCCACCTCGGCGTGGAAGTGGCCAGCCTCGACGACGTGGAGGTGGTGGCCGACGGCGCCGTCCTGCGTCGGGCCCGCCAGGCGGTCGAGGCCACCGAGGCCAGCGACGAGATCCTCGAGTACGTGACAGCCATCGTGCAGGCCACCCGCAGGCTGCCGAGCGCCACCCTCGGGGCCAGCCCCCGCGCCGCCGTGCACCTGTTGGCCGCGGCCAAGGCGTCGGCCGCGCTGGCCGGCCGCGACTACGTGACCCCCGACGACGTGGCCGCCATGTCGGTGCCCGTGCTGGCCCACCGCCTGCAACTGCGGCCCGAGGCGGAGTTCGACCGCTACACCACCGTCGACGCCGTCGAGGCGGCCTTGGCCGACGTGGCCGTGCCCCGCTGA
- a CDS encoding M23 family metallopeptidase — protein sequence MTRLRSRLLAFAVPAAALAVVAAGTARAQVDEPLPTLPTTTTAPPSTSSTTAPPPSTTPTTRGNNPTSTTAPPPSTSPGPTTAPPPGGGDGPDAGSGGVIPPDAQAVINSIKRTPSNNTRQLLAALRPLLDLGFTEAEAVQLGFGRFPVGGEAVWSDDWYFPRFVPSFHFHEGTDIFAAEGTPVRSPVDGILKQSNGSIGGLAAYVYEPNGSYHYLAHLTGFVPGQVTGQAVKAGEVVGYNGTSGNAKGTSPHVHYEYHPAPTKTVTTGKGKKAVTTTHQLTVPMGTQLPPSPPKPLLDAWVAEALANVPKVIAQAEAGRPRAIIATGLTRRLADGGSSQFAAPSGPPRTQLLWASSASPSGGALRLAEAEAFAMADEVDYAVLAREEEEKLRAHAAEQQWAATVFKPLTAPALQAALGYGPPAFR from the coding sequence ATGACGCGCCTCCGTTCCCGGCTCCTGGCCTTCGCCGTACCTGCCGCCGCCCTGGCGGTCGTCGCCGCGGGGACGGCACGCGCCCAGGTCGACGAGCCCCTGCCGACGCTGCCGACGACCACCACGGCCCCGCCGTCGACGTCGAGCACCACCGCACCGCCGCCGTCCACCACCCCGACCACCCGGGGCAACAACCCGACGTCGACCACCGCGCCTCCTCCGTCGACGTCCCCCGGTCCCACCACCGCCCCGCCCCCCGGGGGTGGCGACGGCCCCGACGCAGGCAGCGGGGGCGTCATCCCGCCCGACGCCCAGGCCGTCATCAACTCGATCAAGCGCACGCCGTCGAACAACACCCGCCAGCTGTTGGCCGCCCTGCGCCCGCTGCTCGACCTCGGCTTCACCGAGGCGGAAGCGGTGCAACTCGGCTTCGGCCGCTTCCCCGTCGGTGGTGAGGCGGTGTGGAGCGACGACTGGTACTTCCCCCGCTTCGTGCCGTCGTTCCACTTCCACGAGGGCACCGACATCTTCGCCGCCGAAGGCACGCCGGTGCGTTCGCCCGTCGACGGCATCCTCAAGCAGAGCAACGGCTCCATCGGCGGCTTGGCCGCCTACGTGTACGAGCCCAACGGGTCGTACCACTACCTCGCCCACCTCACCGGGTTCGTGCCCGGACAGGTGACCGGCCAAGCAGTGAAGGCGGGTGAGGTCGTCGGCTACAACGGCACGAGCGGCAACGCCAAGGGCACCTCTCCCCACGTGCACTACGAGTACCACCCGGCCCCGACCAAGACGGTCACAACCGGCAAGGGCAAGAAGGCGGTCACCACAACACACCAACTGACGGTGCCCATGGGCACGCAGTTGCCGCCCTCGCCGCCCAAGCCGCTGCTCGATGCGTGGGTGGCCGAGGCGTTAGCCAACGTGCCCAAGGTCATCGCCCAGGCCGAGGCGGGCCGGCCGAGGGCCATCATCGCCACCGGCTTGACCCGGCGCCTGGCCGACGGGGGCAGCAGCCAGTTCGCCGCTCCGTCCGGCCCGCCCCGCACCCAGTTGCTGTGGGCGTCGTCGGCCAGCCCGTCAGGCGGGGCGCTGCGGCTGGCCGAAGCCGAAGCGTTCGCGATGGCCGACGAGGTCGACTATGCCGTGCTGGCCCGTGAGGAAGAAGAGAAGTTGCGCGCCCACGCCGCCGAGCAGCAGTGGGCGGCGACCGTCTTCAAGCCGCTGACGGCACCGGCGTTGCAGGCCGCCCTCGGCTACGGCCCGCCGGCCTTTCGCTGA
- a CDS encoding TOMM precursor leader peptide-binding protein, protein MALVGDPAWRVVADEGHLVVTAGADAVWLLEDVPASVADVVARYWSDAPPADVPAEARPVVEHLAGLGALRPAALSAAPTSVGLVVVGSPLPAFADALGAADGVADLTIVLRTNAPLRALIDVAADLRSPHVLCDVAFHHSIVLGPHVVPGDTACLACLAGRVGTRWGDPEPPAEPRAAADAALAAALTRRLLANQHDGGAPLVNATVTFDLLTFATRREPLWRSSACAVCADWPDDGRLSLPWA, encoded by the coding sequence ATGGCGCTCGTCGGTGACCCGGCCTGGCGCGTCGTCGCCGACGAAGGCCACTTGGTGGTGACGGCCGGCGCCGACGCCGTGTGGCTGTTGGAGGACGTGCCCGCCTCGGTGGCCGACGTGGTGGCGCGCTACTGGAGCGACGCGCCCCCCGCCGACGTGCCCGCCGAAGCCCGCCCGGTGGTGGAGCACTTGGCGGGACTCGGTGCGTTGCGGCCCGCAGCGTTGTCGGCCGCGCCGACCTCGGTCGGCCTCGTGGTCGTCGGCTCCCCGTTGCCCGCGTTCGCCGATGCCCTCGGTGCGGCCGACGGCGTGGCCGACCTCACGATCGTGCTGCGCACCAACGCCCCACTGCGGGCGCTCATCGACGTGGCCGCCGACCTGCGCTCGCCCCATGTGCTCTGCGACGTGGCCTTCCACCACTCGATCGTGCTCGGCCCCCACGTGGTGCCCGGCGACACGGCCTGCCTCGCCTGCTTGGCCGGCCGGGTGGGCACCCGCTGGGGCGACCCCGAGCCGCCCGCCGAGCCCCGCGCCGCGGCGGACGCCGCCCTCGCCGCCGCGTTGACGCGCCGGTTGCTCGCCAACCAACACGACGGGGGAGCGCCGCTCGTCAACGCCACCGTCACCTTCGACCTGCTGACGTTCGCGACGCGACGCGAGCCGCTGTGGCGCTCGTCGGCCTGCGCGGTGTGCGCCGACTGGCCCGACGACGGCCGACTGTCGTTGCCGTGGGCATGA